The DNA segment TCAATCAACTCGGCAGCCCCATATTTCTGTGCCGCGACAACGCCCGCCCCATAGGCCATTTCACCATGGGTCAACGTCGGACCATCTTCTATAACCAGAACCCGTTTCCCTTCGATCAACGCACCCTGATCAGCGGAAACAAGTGAATCGGCTTCGATGATCAAGGCTCCGGCATTGCTGTTTCGTATATTGATCCTCACCTCATCGACCTGAGATGACGAAGCACTATCCATCTTGTTGATAATCGCGACATCACACATGCGCATGTTCGTTTCACCCGGATGGTAGCCCAGTTCATGCCCGGCCCGATGGGGATCGAAAACCACAATATTCAAATCCGGTCGATAAAATGGCGTATCATTATTGCCCCCGTCCCAGACGATGATATCGGCTTCCTTTTCCGCCTCTTCCAGAATCCTGCCATAATCGACCCCCGCGTAAATGACCGCCCCCATATCAATGACAGGTTCGTATTCCTCCCTCTCCTCAATAGTGCATTGATGTTTTTCCAGATCTTCATAGCGGGAAAATCGCTGCACCACCTGTTTCGTCAAGTCACCATAGGGCATGGGGTGCCGGATGGTAACCACCCGTTTCCCCATGGACTGCAAAACCCGCACGACCTCACGGCTTGTCTGGGATTTGCCACACCCGGTTCGAACCGCGCAGACCGAAACCACTGGCTTGTTTGCTTCAAGCATGGTGTATGAAGCTCCCGCGATCATGAAATCAGCTCCGGAAGCAGTGACAATCGAAGCCTTGTGCATCACTTCTTCATGCCGGATGTCAGAATAGGAAAAAACAACCAGATCAACGCCGTTCTCACGGATAAGATCTTCCAGATTCTCGTCGGAATAAATTGGTATTCCCTGAGGATACCTGGAGCCACACAACTCCGACGGATATTTTCGCCCATCGATATTCGGAATCTGGGTGGCCGTGAAACACACGACTTCATAGCGTTCATTCTCTCGAAAGTAGACATTGAAATTATGGAAATCGCGACCGGCCGCGCCCATGATAAGAACTTTTTCAAGCATGAGAAATACCTCTATCCCCTCTCACCTCTTCCAATCCTTTCATATGTTCCAATAACCATTTCGGAAAATTCAGGGTGAGATTTGTGTGTACCGCCCGTTGTCCAAGCCCGGAGACCTGAAGACCTTGTCCACCGACGCTATCACGACGACAAAACCCCACAATGACGATTTCGTGACACCCGCCAACAAATGACCGAAAAACACGACGCTCCCCTTTCCCGATCAAAGGCTCTCGAAACGGACACTTCCACTTCATGAGACCGGCCGCTGTAGGGACGCTACTGTGACAGGATCGGCGCGATGCGCTCCAGCGCCCAGTCGACTTCTTCGCGCGTGATGACCAACGGAGGAGCGAAACGGATTATCGTTTCATGCGTTTCCTTGCACAGCAAACCTGCTTCCTTGAGTTTTTCGCAATACTGGCGAGCGCCTCCGGCTTCAGGGTGAAATTCAACTCCGAGAAGCAGGCCGCGCCCTCGAACTTCCTTGATCTTCGGATTGTTGATGGCGCGCAGTCCCTGCATGAAATACGCCCCCTGTGTGGCGGCATTGCCGATGAGATTATCCTCCACCAAAACCTTGAGCGCGGTCCTGGCAACGGCACACGCAAGGGGATTCCCTCCGAAAGTGGACCCATGTTCGCCCGGTTTGAGCACCCCAAGCACTTCGGAATTGGAGAGAACGGCCGATATGGGGTAAAATCCGCCGGACAAGGCTTTGCCGATCAGTGTGAGGTCTGCTTCCACCCCTTCATGCTCTTCAGCGAGCATGGCTCCTGTCCGGCCCAGTCCTGTCTGGATCTCATCAAAAACAAGGACCACGCCCTTTTCGTCACAGATTCTTCGAATATCACGCAGATACCCATCAGGGGGAATGATGACCCCGGCTTCCCCCTGAATCGGTTCCACCAGGAAGGCTACCGTTTTCTCGGAAATGGCAGCTTCCAGAGCTTGGGCATCACCGAACTCTATCACTTTGAACCCCGGAGTGAATGGGCCGAACCCCGTGGTTGAGACGGGATCGGTAGAAAAGGAGATGATCGTAATGGTCCTGCCATGAAAATTATTGCGGCAGACAATGATTTCGGCCTCGTTTTCAGGAACTCCCTTGACCATGACACCCCATTTGCGAACAGCCTTGATTGCAGTCTCCACGGCCTCGGCTCCGGAATTCATGGGGAGAACCCTGTGGGAATTCGTCAACTCGCATAATTCCTTGTAAAACGGTCCCAATTGATCATTACGAAAAGCACGTGAGGTGAGGGTCAGTTTTTTGGCCTGCTCGCACATGGCATCCATGATCCGCCGATTGCAATGCCCCTGATTGACAGCCGAATATGCTGAAAGGCAATCCATGTATTTTCTGCCTTCCACATCCCAGACCCAGATGCCCTCACCGCGTTCAATAACAACGTCCAACGGCTTGTAATTGTGCGCTCCATACTCATCCTCAAGCAAAACATATTCCTGAGATTTCATGCTGTTGCTCCTTGAGCCGCCCTCATGCGGCAGTGAAATTGACGAACATGCTGCATGGCGCGCCGCCCGGCTTCCTGGGCACGCCCCTCGGCCACGGCATGAACAAGCCCATGCAGGTCCTCAAGATTGTCGGCCAACGTCTTGTCGCCTTCCAGATCATACTCATCCGATGAACCCAACACCTGCTCATGCACCATTCTGAGAACAGCGACGAGTAAAGGATTTCCCGTTAAT comes from the Pseudodesulfovibrio piezophilus C1TLV30 genome and includes:
- a CDS encoding cyclic 2,3-diphosphoglycerate synthase — its product is MLEKVLIMGAAGRDFHNFNVYFRENERYEVVCFTATQIPNIDGRKYPSELCGSRYPQGIPIYSDENLEDLIRENGVDLVVFSYSDIRHEEVMHKASIVTASGADFMIAGASYTMLEANKPVVSVCAVRTGCGKSQTSREVVRVLQSMGKRVVTIRHPMPYGDLTKQVVQRFSRYEDLEKHQCTIEEREEYEPVIDMGAVIYAGVDYGRILEEAEKEADIIVWDGGNNDTPFYRPDLNIVVFDPHRAGHELGYHPGETNMRMCDVAIINKMDSASSSQVDEVRINIRNSNAGALIIEADSLVSADQGALIEGKRVLVIEDGPTLTHGEMAYGAGVVAAQKYGAAELIDPRPSLVGSLRETFEKYPDIGTVLPAMGYGKQQVRDLEATANAVDCDVIISATPIDVTRLINVNKPLVRVRYEYRDRTAPTLESVVREQFAEG
- the rocD gene encoding ornithine--oxo-acid transaminase; translation: MKSQEYVLLEDEYGAHNYKPLDVVIERGEGIWVWDVEGRKYMDCLSAYSAVNQGHCNRRIMDAMCEQAKKLTLTSRAFRNDQLGPFYKELCELTNSHRVLPMNSGAEAVETAIKAVRKWGVMVKGVPENEAEIIVCRNNFHGRTITIISFSTDPVSTTGFGPFTPGFKVIEFGDAQALEAAISEKTVAFLVEPIQGEAGVIIPPDGYLRDIRRICDEKGVVLVFDEIQTGLGRTGAMLAEEHEGVEADLTLIGKALSGGFYPISAVLSNSEVLGVLKPGEHGSTFGGNPLACAVARTALKVLVEDNLIGNAATQGAYFMQGLRAINNPKIKEVRGRGLLLGVEFHPEAGGARQYCEKLKEAGLLCKETHETIIRFAPPLVITREEVDWALERIAPILSQ